In Nicotiana tabacum cultivar K326 chromosome 19, ASM71507v2, whole genome shotgun sequence, one DNA window encodes the following:
- the LOC107778278 gene encoding CMP-sialic acid transporter 1, producing the protein MRWYVVASLLTVLTSSQGILTTLSQSNGGYKYDYATVPFLAEVFKLLVSSVFLWREMQNSPPPKMTMDWKSVRLYPIPSIIYLIHNNVQFATLTYVDTSTYQIMGNLKIVTTGILFRLFLKRKLTNLQWMAIVLLAVGTTTSQVKGCGEASCDSLFSSPIQGYLFGVLSACLSALAGVYTEFLMKKNNDSLYWQNVQLYTFGSIFNMGRLLMDDFRSGFEEGPWWQRLFNGYNMTTWLVVLNLGTTGLMVSWLMKYADNIVKVYATSMAMLLTMVLSVLLFDFKPTVQLFLGIIICMMSLHMYFAPPSTIVDLPLTVKPASESVSEVSVERRTDS; encoded by the exons ATGCGGTGGTACGTTGTCGCTTCGCTTCTCACCGTTCTCACCAGCTCTCAG GGAATTTTGACGACGTTATCTCAAAGTAATGGGGGATACAAATATGATTATGCTACTGTTCCTTTTCTAGCTGAAGTTTTCAAG CTTCTAGTATCTAGTGTCTTTCTTTGGAGAGAGATGCAAAACTCACCACCTCCCAAGATGACGATGGATTGGAAGAGTGTTCGTTTATACCCGATTCCATCTATCATTTATCTCATCCACAACAATGTGCAGTTTGCTACATTGACATATGTAGATACATCGACTTATCAGATAATGGGCAATTTAAAGATTGTTACTACGGGAATATTGTTCAG GCTGTTTCTGAAGAGGAAACTTACAAACTTGCAGTGGATGGCAATTGTACTTTTGGCTGTTGGAACAACCACAAGCCAG GTGAAAGGCTGTGGAGAGGCTTCTTGTGACTCACTCTTTTCATCACCCATTCAAGGATATTTGTTTGGTGTACTCTCTGCTTGTCTTTCAGCACTGGCTGGTGTTTATACTGAATTCTTGATGAAGAAGAATAATGACAGCTTGTATTGGCAGAATGTCCAATTATACAC ATTTGGTTCAATATTCAACATGGGTCGACTTCTTATGGATGATTTTAGAAGTGGGTTTGAGGAAGGACCTTGGTGGCAGCGCCTTTTCAATGGATACAACATGACCACATGGTTAGTAGTGTTGAATCTTGGAACCACTGGCCTTATGGTTTCATGGTTGATGAAGTATGCTGACAATATTGTAAAG GTGTATGCCACTTCTATGGCGATGCTCCTGACAATGGTGTTATCAGTGCTcctcttcgatttcaagccaacAGTACAA CTCTTTTTGGGTATAATTATCTGCATGATGTCCCTACATATGTATTTTGCTCCTCCAAGCACGATAGTGGATTTGCCTTTGACAGTAAAACCGGCCTCTGAGAGTGTATCTGAAGTTTCTGTTGAACGAAGAACAGATTCCTGA